The following proteins come from a genomic window of Phnomibacter ginsenosidimutans:
- the hemL gene encoding glutamate-1-semialdehyde 2,1-aminomutase → MYSRSQQLFSRAQQSIPGGVNSPVRAFKQVGGTPLFIKKAKGAYLYDEDGNQYIDYIASWGPMILGHAYEPIVEAIREKVYDSTSYGAPTELEIEMAELIKSMVPNVDLIRMVSSGTEACMSAIRLARGYTGRNKIIKFEGCYHGHADSFLVKAGSGVATFNIQTVPGVTAGVSADTLTCAYNDLAAVQQLVEANKGEVAAIIVEPVAGNMGCILPQPGFLEGIRSLCDAEGIVFIFDEVMTGFRLAPGGAQEKLGINADLVTYGKVIGAGMPVGAFGGKRAIMECIAPLGNVYQAGTLSGNPVAMIAGFTLLNELKAKPEIFAQLEEKTAYLHKGLDEVLSASNVEYSINRLGSMISVHFGKHAVVDFSTAAACNIEQFKTYFHHMLRSGIYLPPSAYESWFLNNALSYEDLDKTIQATNAFVS, encoded by the coding sequence ATGTATTCAAGAAGTCAACAACTATTTAGCAGAGCCCAGCAATCTATTCCCGGTGGCGTTAATTCTCCCGTACGGGCATTTAAGCAAGTGGGCGGTACACCGTTGTTTATCAAAAAAGCAAAAGGCGCTTACCTTTATGATGAAGACGGTAATCAATACATTGATTATATCGCCTCTTGGGGGCCTATGATTTTGGGGCATGCGTATGAGCCCATTGTGGAAGCCATCCGGGAAAAAGTATACGACTCCACTTCTTATGGGGCACCCACCGAGTTGGAAATTGAAATGGCAGAACTCATCAAAAGCATGGTGCCCAATGTCGATTTGATTCGCATGGTAAGCAGCGGTACCGAAGCTTGTATGAGTGCCATTCGGCTGGCTCGTGGCTACACCGGCCGCAACAAAATCATCAAGTTTGAAGGTTGCTACCACGGCCATGCTGATAGCTTTTTGGTGAAAGCCGGTAGTGGTGTTGCTACGTTCAATATACAAACCGTGCCCGGTGTAACTGCTGGTGTAAGTGCCGATACATTGACCTGTGCCTACAACGATTTAGCAGCAGTGCAGCAATTGGTAGAAGCCAACAAAGGAGAAGTAGCCGCCATCATCGTAGAACCGGTGGCAGGTAACATGGGTTGCATATTACCACAGCCGGGTTTCCTCGAAGGCATCCGCAGTTTGTGCGATGCAGAAGGCATTGTATTCATTTTTGATGAAGTAATGACCGGCTTCCGACTGGCACCGGGTGGTGCACAGGAAAAGCTAGGCATCAATGCAGACCTCGTTACCTATGGCAAAGTGATTGGCGCAGGCATGCCGGTGGGTGCCTTTGGTGGTAAAAGAGCCATTATGGAATGCATCGCACCGCTGGGCAATGTTTATCAGGCTGGTACTTTGAGCGGTAATCCTGTGGCCATGATTGCCGGATTTACATTGCTCAATGAGCTAAAAGCAAAGCCGGAAATCTTTGCGCAATTAGAAGAGAAGACAGCTTATTTGCACAAGGGTTTGGATGAGGTGTTGAGTGCTTCCAATGTTGAATATTCCATCAACCGTTTGGGCAGTATGATTAGTGTTCATTTCGGCAAACATGCTGTTGTGGATTTTTCTACTGCGGCAGCTTGTAACATCGAACAGTTTAAAACGTATTTTCACCATATGCTCCGCAGCGGCATTTACCTGCCGCCCAGTGCTTACGAGAGCTGGTTTTTGAACAATGCGCTGAGCTATGAAGACCTTGATAAAACTATACAAGCCACCAATGCTTTTGTATCGTGA